Proteins encoded by one window of Anderseniella sp. Alg231-50:
- a CDS encoding LysR family transcriptional regulator, producing MIDWSDLRFVLETVRQGGLSGAARVLGVNHATVSRRISSAETAAGALLFDRLPGGYRPTEAGLEAARAAEAMEEANSTLRLAIGSRDQALKGPLSFTAPQLLIERMLAPLLPEFCTQHPDIDLTILAANEALNLARREADVAIRISRSPAPTLHGSQVAEQRSAIYVSHDYAASLKANPDKPLDWIRFAHWTRVPYEVRTAWPDIREVLTLDDMSAAVGTVRAGLGATRMPCFLGDPDPELTRLPGLATFDYPGIWVLTHRDLRSVKRIEAFMRFMSRRLRRLRPVFTGEAGG from the coding sequence ATGATTGACTGGAGTGACCTCAGGTTTGTGCTGGAAACCGTTCGCCAGGGCGGCCTGAGCGGAGCTGCGCGGGTACTCGGGGTCAATCACGCCACCGTGTCACGGCGGATCAGTTCAGCGGAAACCGCCGCCGGTGCCTTGTTGTTTGACCGGCTGCCGGGCGGTTACCGGCCAACCGAAGCCGGCCTCGAGGCGGCGCGGGCCGCAGAAGCCATGGAAGAGGCAAATTCGACATTGCGCCTTGCCATCGGCTCACGCGACCAGGCCCTGAAAGGCCCGCTGTCGTTTACCGCACCGCAATTGCTGATAGAGCGCATGCTGGCCCCTCTGCTGCCGGAATTCTGCACACAGCACCCGGACATCGACCTGACTATCCTGGCCGCAAACGAGGCGCTTAACCTGGCCCGGCGCGAGGCGGATGTCGCCATTCGCATTTCCAGATCTCCGGCGCCAACGCTGCATGGTTCGCAGGTGGCGGAGCAGCGCTCGGCAATTTACGTCAGCCATGACTACGCGGCTTCGCTAAAAGCGAACCCGGACAAGCCTCTCGACTGGATCAGGTTTGCCCACTGGACCCGCGTACCCTACGAGGTCAGGACGGCATGGCCGGACATACGCGAGGTGCTGACACTGGATGATATGTCGGCTGCGGTCGGAACCGTGCGCGCCGGGCTCGGGGCGACCAGGATGCCATGCTTTCTCGGTGACCCGGACCCTGAACTGACCCGCCTGCCCGGCCTAGCCACCTTCGATTATCCCGGCATCTGGGTGCTGACCCACCGCGACCTCCGATCAGTGAAAAGGATCGAAGCCTTCATGCGCTTCATGTCCCGCCGCCTTCGCCGGCTGCGACCGGTATTTACCGGAGAGGCTGGAGGTTGA
- a CDS encoding carboxymuconolactone decarboxylase family protein, with amino-acid sequence MQSRLDYLKASPDAYQAVLALELFVSKQSGLEPRLIHLLKLRASQINGCAFCVDMHVKHAREDGLSEQWLALVCVWREASVFDARERAVLGWTEALTNISTSGAPDADYEELQAHFSEEEIAKLSVAIGTINVWNRLAVGFRTPHAVDQAA; translated from the coding sequence ATGCAATCGCGTCTTGATTACCTGAAAGCATCGCCGGACGCCTACCAGGCGGTGCTGGCCCTTGAACTGTTTGTATCCAAGCAGTCAGGCCTTGAACCGCGCCTGATCCACCTGCTCAAACTGCGTGCATCGCAAATCAACGGCTGCGCGTTTTGCGTCGACATGCATGTCAAACATGCTCGCGAAGACGGATTGAGTGAGCAATGGCTCGCCCTGGTGTGCGTATGGCGCGAGGCCAGCGTGTTTGATGCGCGCGAGCGGGCCGTGCTGGGCTGGACCGAGGCGCTGACCAATATCAGCACCTCCGGCGCACCCGATGCGGATTATGAAGAACTGCAAGCACATTTTTCCGAGGAGGAGATCGCCAAGCTGAGTGTCGCGATCGGCACCATCAATGTGTGGAACCGGCTGGCTGTCGGCTTCAGGACCCCGCATGCAGTTGACCAGGCGGCCTGA
- a CDS encoding DUF1330 domain-containing protein has translation MTTHAIVNLHITTPESLAAYREKAADALTKHGGAVLQASRELEVIEGDTELPDMAAILTFPDHAAGLAWINDPELADVHALRRGCGRSTIVLL, from the coding sequence ATGACCACGCACGCCATCGTCAACCTGCATATCACAACCCCTGAAAGCCTTGCGGCCTACCGCGAAAAGGCAGCCGATGCGCTGACCAAACACGGCGGCGCGGTGCTGCAGGCATCGCGCGAGCTTGAGGTGATTGAGGGCGATACAGAGCTGCCCGACATGGCAGCCATCCTGACCTTCCCGGATCACGCGGCCGGTCTTGCCTGGATCAATGATCCGGAACTGGCGGATGTCCATGCCCTGCGCCGTGGCTGCGGGCGGTCGACGATAGTGTTGCTTTGA
- a CDS encoding GDCCVxC domain-containing (seleno)protein: protein METQDGSAELTSTITCPECGHVETETMPTNACQWFYDCKGCSAVLRPKPGDCCVYCSYGTMPCPPIQQGDSCCDGG from the coding sequence ATGGAAACGCAAGACGGTTCAGCCGAACTGACATCGACCATCACCTGCCCCGAATGCGGGCATGTCGAAACCGAGACCATGCCGACCAATGCCTGCCAGTGGTTTTATGACTGCAAAGGGTGTAGCGCGGTTCTGCGCCCCAAACCGGGCGACTGCTGCGTCTACTGCTCCTACGGCACGATGCCCTGCCCGCCCATCCAGCAGGGCGACAGCTGCTGCGACGGCGGGTGA
- a CDS encoding Rrf2 family transcriptional regulator — protein MKLGDGVEQAIHCVTVLAALPEDGLLSAASLAGLHGVSTSYLLKHLQVLSGAGIVGTVPGPRGGYRLARQPGDISLLDIVLAVEGPEPAFRCKEIRQNGPDPLPQKYFAAPCQINAAMLRAERAYRSELRGVTIQDLIDQVQAADDGAIAARGCAFLAGHLRQPKPSS, from the coding sequence ATGAAACTCGGTGACGGAGTTGAGCAGGCGATCCATTGCGTGACAGTGCTGGCAGCGCTGCCGGAAGACGGCCTACTGTCAGCCGCCTCGCTGGCGGGGTTGCATGGTGTTTCGACGAGCTATCTGCTCAAGCACCTGCAAGTGCTGTCGGGTGCCGGCATTGTCGGCACGGTGCCGGGGCCGCGGGGCGGTTACCGGCTTGCCAGGCAGCCGGGCGATATCAGCCTGCTTGACATCGTGCTGGCCGTTGAGGGGCCGGAGCCTGCGTTTCGCTGCAAGGAAATTCGCCAGAACGGGCCCGACCCGCTGCCGCAAAAGTATTTCGCCGCCCCCTGCCAGATCAACGCCGCCATGCTGCGCGCCGAACGCGCCTATCGCAGCGAACTGCGCGGCGTCACCATCCAGGATCTGATTGACCAGGTGCAAGCAGCAGATGACGGCGCCATTGCCGCGCGCGGCTGTGCGTTTCTTGCCGGCCATCTGCGCCAACCCAAACCCAGTTCGTGA
- a CDS encoding SPFH domain-containing protein: MKLTSRYLGIAASSCVLAAIAGFFVVAPFFGQRVEVPPAHIGKILTKNGYAPENIPPSRFRLDACFWYCDRLVLIEASDTGVKETFKLFMPREQLNMSFDVRFTLAVRNDAQALDSIFDRVTSKRGVITISRIYDIYGQPIMREIVRTAMAKYTINEVASSRERINAELRDVVTKALSSTPLSIKRFSLADVQFPEVITKQKEIAAQRRVEIEEQEAKKQIALVQLQTELEKAKLNRKVRREKAEAAREENAIYAESVSDKYLQYRRLEVLEKMAINPNTVFVPFDALGTVGMQQRIFAKEVRK; the protein is encoded by the coding sequence ATGAAACTCACTTCAAGATACCTTGGAATAGCAGCCTCTAGCTGCGTACTTGCCGCCATTGCAGGATTTTTCGTCGTTGCGCCGTTTTTCGGCCAGCGGGTGGAAGTACCGCCTGCGCACATTGGCAAGATCCTCACCAAGAACGGCTACGCGCCTGAGAACATTCCGCCGTCACGTTTCCGGCTGGATGCCTGTTTCTGGTATTGCGACCGGCTGGTGCTGATCGAAGCCAGCGACACCGGCGTCAAGGAAACCTTCAAGCTGTTCATGCCGCGCGAGCAACTGAATATGAGCTTTGACGTGCGCTTTACCCTGGCGGTGCGCAATGACGCGCAAGCCCTGGACAGCATTTTCGACCGGGTCACGTCGAAGCGCGGGGTCATCACCATATCGCGCATCTACGATATTTACGGCCAGCCGATCATGCGCGAAATCGTGCGCACGGCGATGGCGAAATACACCATCAACGAGGTTGCCTCGAGCCGCGAGCGGATCAACGCGGAACTCAGGGACGTGGTGACCAAGGCGCTGTCCAGCACACCACTGTCGATCAAACGCTTCTCGCTGGCAGACGTGCAGTTTCCCGAGGTGATAACCAAGCAGAAGGAAATTGCCGCGCAGCGCCGCGTCGAGATCGAAGAACAGGAAGCCAAGAAGCAGATCGCGCTGGTGCAACTACAGACCGAGCTGGAAAAGGCCAAGCTGAACCGCAAGGTGCGCCGTGAAAAGGCCGAGGCCGCGCGCGAGGAAAATGCGATTTATGCAGAATCCGTTTCAGACAAGTACCTGCAGTACAGGCGGCTCGAGGTCCTGGAGAAAATGGCCATCAACCCGAATACGGTGTTCGTGCCGTTTGACGCGCTCGGCACCGTCGGCATGCAACAGCGCATCTTTGCCAAGGAGGTCCGCAAATGA
- a CDS encoding alpha/beta fold hydrolase, translating to MTWHLNETFETSAGKVAAGNAGDGPDLVVAHGWPWSSYSWHRVIPELAKQYKVHWYDMPGYGRSEMRADQATSLDVQGRVFAEMLAHWNLARPHVIAHDFGGATTLRAHLLHACEFETYVLMNVVAMRPWGSEFFDHVGRHVDAFLGLPAHIHKAVVEAYIKGALISDIDADDFDALVSPWLSEAGRGSFYRQFAQADERYTAEVEPLFGDIRCPVKILWGEDDPWIPLARGKALHGLVGKGPFTPLPGIGHLPQLEAPELVLKNLSRV from the coding sequence ATGACCTGGCACCTGAACGAGACCTTTGAAACCAGCGCCGGAAAAGTGGCCGCCGGAAATGCCGGTGACGGGCCTGACCTTGTTGTGGCGCACGGCTGGCCATGGTCGTCCTATTCATGGCACCGGGTGATTCCGGAACTCGCGAAGCAGTACAAGGTGCACTGGTATGACATGCCCGGATATGGCCGCTCCGAGATGCGCGCCGACCAGGCCACATCGCTGGATGTGCAGGGCCGGGTGTTTGCGGAAATGCTTGCCCACTGGAACCTTGCCCGCCCGCATGTCATCGCCCATGATTTTGGCGGCGCCACTACCTTGCGGGCGCACCTGCTGCACGCTTGCGAATTTGAAACCTACGTGCTGATGAACGTCGTCGCCATGCGACCGTGGGGATCGGAGTTCTTCGATCATGTAGGTCGTCACGTGGATGCCTTTCTCGGCCTGCCGGCGCACATTCACAAAGCTGTGGTGGAAGCCTACATCAAGGGCGCGCTGATTTCGGACATAGATGCCGACGACTTTGATGCGCTTGTCTCACCGTGGCTGAGCGAGGCCGGGCGCGGCAGTTTCTACCGCCAGTTCGCGCAAGCCGACGAGCGCTATACGGCAGAGGTTGAACCCCTGTTCGGCGATATCCGCTGCCCGGTCAAAATCCTGTGGGGCGAAGATGACCCATGGATACCGCTGGCGCGCGGCAAGGCTCTGCACGGCCTTGTCGGCAAGGGCCCGTTCACGCCCCTGCCCGGCATCGGTCACCTGCCGCAACTGGAAGCACCCGAACTTGTGCTGAAAAATCTGAGCAGAGTCTGA
- a CDS encoding LysR substrate-binding domain-containing protein yields the protein MKKSLDLDAVRAFVLVADLASFTRAADGLQTAQAAISLKIKKLEDRLGYRLLDRTPRHVQLSEKGEAFIDLARDLLNAHDKALSGQNAEQPARVTIGISDHVAGPELPKMLQTIARYDPALSLEVSIAASRDLLEAFGDGQFDAVVFRREHDMRTGKVLFEEPVSWLAAPQFLHRKGEPLSIATLSSACGLRTLATHALDDAGIDWRETFVGGGVAAVGAAACAGLCVTVLATRLAPAGTVDIGGKLDLPALPHSQVTAKVRRRDRRTNEAINLFLAAFRGH from the coding sequence ATGAAGAAATCCCTCGACCTTGATGCCGTTCGCGCCTTTGTGCTGGTGGCAGATCTGGCCAGCTTCACCCGCGCCGCCGACGGCCTGCAAACGGCGCAGGCGGCCATCAGTCTGAAAATCAAGAAGCTGGAGGACCGGCTTGGCTACCGGCTGCTGGATCGTACGCCGCGCCACGTGCAGTTGTCTGAAAAGGGTGAGGCCTTCATTGATCTGGCCCGTGACCTGCTGAACGCTCACGACAAGGCCCTGTCCGGGCAAAACGCGGAACAGCCGGCGCGTGTAACCATCGGCATCAGCGACCATGTTGCAGGCCCGGAACTGCCGAAGATGCTGCAGACGATTGCCCGTTATGATCCGGCGCTGTCCCTTGAAGTCAGCATTGCCGCGTCGCGCGACCTGCTGGAGGCATTCGGGGACGGGCAGTTTGATGCGGTTGTTTTCCGGCGCGAGCATGACATGCGCACCGGAAAGGTCCTGTTCGAGGAACCCGTCAGCTGGCTGGCTGCCCCGCAATTTTTGCATCGCAAGGGCGAACCCCTGTCCATTGCCACATTGTCATCCGCCTGTGGTCTCAGAACCCTGGCGACCCATGCGCTGGATGACGCCGGTATCGACTGGCGGGAGACCTTTGTCGGCGGAGGCGTTGCGGCAGTGGGGGCCGCAGCATGTGCCGGCCTGTGTGTAACGGTGCTGGCGACAAGGTTGGCGCCTGCCGGTACTGTCGATATCGGCGGAAAACTGGATCTGCCGGCGCTTCCGCATTCACAGGTTACTGCCAAGGTCCGCCGCCGGGACAGACGTACCAATGAGGCAATCAATCTGTTCCTGGCGGCGTTCAGGGGGCATTGA
- a CDS encoding VOC family protein codes for MVETSGLNHLGLSVFDLDQTTAFFTEVLGWQEIARDDSYPRNSVTDGRLRLTLWQVDRTEQVTAFDRRANVGLHHMAMEVESEPRLAELADRVAAWPGVKVEFMPEPVGDGPRKHMMFAEPGGLRLELIWPG; via the coding sequence ATGGTTGAAACGTCAGGGCTCAATCACCTTGGTCTGTCGGTTTTCGATCTGGATCAGACAACGGCGTTTTTCACCGAGGTGCTGGGCTGGCAGGAAATTGCCCGGGATGACTCCTATCCCAGAAACTCAGTCACCGATGGCAGGCTGCGCCTGACCCTGTGGCAGGTGGACAGGACGGAACAGGTCACTGCCTTTGACCGGCGCGCCAATGTCGGTTTGCATCACATGGCAATGGAGGTCGAAAGCGAACCGCGGCTGGCAGAGCTGGCCGACAGGGTCGCAGCCTGGCCGGGTGTCAAGGTCGAGTTCATGCCGGAACCGGTGGGCGACGGTCCGCGCAAACACATGATGTTTGCCGAACCCGGCGGCCTTCGCCTGGAACTGATCTGGCCCGGATAG
- a CDS encoding TfoX/Sxy family protein — protein MMTSSQTAYADVLERYRELVADTAGEKVKGKASPNTSMNGNMFSFLDKTGTLCIRLSEEDRAAFAADFEAGPVVQYGAVMKEYVSVPLQVLADPDALGGWFARSLAHAQSLPAKATRKK, from the coding sequence ATGATGACAAGTTCGCAGACAGCTTATGCCGACGTACTGGAGAGGTATCGGGAGCTCGTTGCCGATACCGCGGGCGAAAAAGTCAAGGGCAAGGCCAGCCCCAACACGTCGATGAACGGCAACATGTTCAGCTTCCTGGACAAGACAGGCACGCTGTGCATTCGGCTGTCCGAAGAAGACCGGGCGGCCTTTGCTGCCGATTTCGAGGCGGGCCCGGTTGTGCAATATGGTGCCGTGATGAAGGAGTATGTTTCGGTGCCGCTACAAGTGCTTGCAGACCCGGATGCACTAGGGGGATGGTTTGCCAGAAGCCTGGCCCACGCACAGAGCCTGCCTGCCAAGGCGACCAGGAAGAAGTAG
- the merF gene encoding mercury resistance system transport protein MerF, which yields MTSSKLLQVGIIGSVIAALCCFTPVLVVLLGAIGLSALVGVLDYVLLPALAIFVAITVYALWKRKTVQPN from the coding sequence ATGACAAGCAGCAAACTTCTGCAGGTCGGCATTATCGGCAGCGTTATAGCGGCGCTGTGCTGCTTCACGCCGGTTCTGGTCGTGTTGCTGGGCGCGATCGGGCTGTCGGCACTTGTTGGTGTGCTCGACTATGTACTGCTGCCTGCACTCGCCATTTTCGTTGCAATCACGGTGTATGCCCTATGGAAACGCAAGACGGTTCAGCCGAACTGA
- a CDS encoding nucleotidyltransferase family protein produces the protein MRTCQDITAFLQRQRTVTALLHHVAALDVEDCWIGAGLIRNAVWDHLHAMPVEPVPGSDVDVIYHNPADISPDQDLAIEKRLFEAHPAIPWSVHNQARMHEANGDAPYRNIAEAISCWPETATAIAARIVAGKVEIIAPHGVDDLVGMVVRPGPGFAHKLTIYRNRIATKKWAQRWPGLQFIDV, from the coding sequence GTGCGCACGTGTCAGGACATAACGGCATTCCTTCAACGCCAGCGGACTGTCACGGCGCTGCTGCACCATGTAGCGGCACTGGACGTTGAGGATTGCTGGATCGGAGCCGGCCTGATCCGCAATGCGGTTTGGGATCACCTGCACGCCATGCCCGTCGAGCCTGTGCCGGGAAGCGACGTTGACGTGATCTATCACAACCCTGCCGACATCAGCCCGGACCAGGACCTTGCAATCGAGAAGCGTCTTTTCGAGGCACACCCGGCCATTCCCTGGTCTGTGCATAACCAGGCTCGCATGCATGAGGCAAACGGTGATGCGCCATATCGCAACATTGCAGAGGCAATCAGTTGCTGGCCCGAAACCGCAACCGCAATTGCCGCCCGGATAGTTGCCGGCAAGGTGGAGATCATTGCCCCGCACGGAGTTGACGATCTTGTCGGCATGGTTGTTCGACCAGGTCCAGGCTTTGCTCACAAGCTGACAATCTACCGGAACAGGATCGCGACCAAGAAGTGGGCGCAACGCTGGCCAGGGCTGCAGTTCATCGACGTCTGA
- a CDS encoding tautomerase family protein, which yields MPLTKISVRQGKPPRYRKAVMDGIYKAMRDTFDVPENDRFMTITEHDEAGFDYGADYLGIQRSDDLVIIQITANNTRTVEQKKALYAAIADNLGTDPGVRPGDVFINLVEVVKENWSFGNGVAQYG from the coding sequence ATGCCGTTGACAAAAATCTCCGTGCGCCAGGGAAAACCGCCCCGCTACCGCAAAGCCGTCATGGACGGCATTTACAAGGCGATGCGCGATACGTTCGATGTGCCGGAAAACGATCGCTTCATGACCATTACCGAACACGACGAAGCCGGTTTCGACTATGGCGCAGACTACCTGGGCATCCAGCGTAGCGATGACCTGGTGATTATCCAGATCACCGCCAACAACACCCGCACGGTCGAACAAAAAAAGGCGCTCTACGCCGCCATAGCCGACAATCTCGGCACCGATCCCGGCGTGCGCCCGGGCGATGTCTTCATCAACCTTGTCGAGGTTGTGAAGGAGAACTGGTCCTTCGGCAACGGCGTGGCGCAGTATGGGTGA
- a CDS encoding S24 family peptidase — translation MTDPVRKRIRQLIGDKNLDMKSLSLALGKNHAYLQQYLERGIPKELNERSRILLAEQLGVDQAELGGPQGTRPGKPAAGAQQQIPEIDVHAGAGGGGFTALESHSANGMTFSREVVRDHWRLPDWLLYSLNARSGNLAAFPVQGDSMSPTLLDGDVVFVDTRIRQPSPPGLFVLADEFGGVIVKRLEVSSDPGDEDIMVRVGSDNPHHMTKELRLDEISIVGRYVGRFTR, via the coding sequence ATGACTGATCCCGTACGCAAACGCATCCGCCAGCTTATCGGCGACAAGAACCTCGATATGAAGAGCCTGTCGCTGGCGCTGGGCAAGAATCACGCCTACCTGCAGCAGTACCTGGAACGCGGCATTCCGAAGGAGCTGAACGAGCGCTCACGCATTCTGCTGGCCGAACAGCTGGGCGTGGACCAGGCAGAGCTTGGCGGACCGCAAGGCACCCGGCCCGGCAAGCCTGCTGCCGGCGCGCAGCAGCAGATACCGGAAATCGACGTGCATGCAGGCGCCGGCGGGGGCGGTTTTACCGCCCTTGAATCACATTCCGCCAATGGCATGACATTCAGCCGCGAAGTGGTACGTGACCACTGGCGCCTGCCCGACTGGCTGCTGTACAGCCTTAACGCCAGGTCCGGCAACCTGGCCGCGTTCCCGGTGCAGGGAGACAGCATGTCGCCAACGCTGCTGGACGGCGACGTGGTGTTCGTGGACACCCGCATCCGCCAGCCGTCACCGCCGGGCCTGTTCGTGCTGGCAGACGAGTTTGGCGGGGTCATCGTGAAACGGCTGGAAGTGTCCAGCGATCCCGGTGACGAGGACATCATGGTTCGCGTGGGGTCTGACAATCCGCACCACATGACCAAGGAGCTGCGCCTGGACGAAATCTCGATTGTCGGGCGATATGTCGGCAGATTCACCAGGTGA
- a CDS encoding GcrA family cell cycle regulator, producing MTAGKPPANVANAANAKPSKWTPEKVEQVRRLTAAGHTSRQIGAMMGSTRNAIVSVWRRFGIEPVMKRNTWDEAAITRVVQLLDERWAYTEIAAEFGVTLGTIGNVVTRHGLRPRKPKPGRFAIKAPDFDADAVFDRSPFKPMFAEGFAGQAGKLAMADLEDHHCRFPVDQPDGTVKFCADTQQHGSPYCPAHHERCCGGPAITFKKRA from the coding sequence ATGACAGCAGGAAAACCACCGGCAAATGTGGCAAACGCGGCAAATGCAAAGCCGTCCAAATGGACGCCGGAAAAGGTCGAACAGGTCAGGAGGCTGACGGCTGCCGGCCACACGTCGCGGCAGATCGGCGCCATGATGGGCTCGACCCGCAATGCCATTGTCTCGGTGTGGAGGCGGTTCGGCATTGAACCGGTCATGAAGCGTAATACCTGGGACGAGGCCGCCATAACCCGCGTGGTGCAATTGCTGGATGAAAGGTGGGCCTATACCGAGATCGCCGCCGAATTCGGCGTCACCCTCGGCACCATCGGCAATGTGGTGACCCGGCACGGCCTCAGGCCACGCAAACCGAAACCCGGCAGGTTCGCCATCAAGGCGCCGGACTTTGACGCCGATGCGGTGTTCGACAGGAGCCCGTTCAAGCCGATGTTTGCTGAGGGTTTCGCCGGTCAGGCCGGCAAGCTCGCCATGGCTGACCTTGAAGACCATCACTGCCGCTTTCCCGTCGACCAGCCGGACGGCACGGTCAAATTCTGCGCCGACACGCAACAGCACGGTTCGCCTTACTGCCCGGCTCATCACGAAAGATGCTGTGGCGGGCCGGCGATTACCTTCAAGAAGCGGGCGTGA
- a CDS encoding N-carbamoyl-L-amino acid amidohydrolase: MTLRNPYLKAGRLADVIAAITALGNYPYYKLSFDKWAEKIVNDPGQAGKWQAVFAEHPEFFRISGDKASLVWRRQFRKLFHTKHMGEVTREEFDAMSQEEKERISRRPLSSGELGTLIETTVNLHQRALEQKVASRYWIPLATASLAFLGSLVGGLIVS, translated from the coding sequence ATGACCCTGAGGAATCCATACCTCAAGGCCGGTCGACTTGCGGACGTGATCGCGGCTATTACGGCATTGGGAAACTACCCGTACTACAAACTCAGTTTTGACAAGTGGGCAGAAAAAATTGTCAACGATCCGGGACAGGCCGGAAAATGGCAGGCGGTTTTCGCCGAACATCCCGAATTTTTCAGAATATCAGGTGACAAGGCAAGCCTCGTCTGGCGCAGGCAGTTCCGCAAGCTGTTTCATACAAAACACATGGGGGAGGTCACCCGCGAAGAATTCGACGCTATGTCACAAGAGGAAAAGGAGCGAATTTCAAGACGCCCGCTTTCTTCCGGTGAACTGGGAACATTGATCGAAACGACGGTCAACTTGCACCAGAGGGCGCTTGAGCAGAAAGTTGCAAGTCGTTACTGGATTCCCCTGGCAACAGCTTCGCTGGCTTTTTTGGGAAGTTTGGTTGGCGGATTGATTGTCTCGTGA
- a CDS encoding C45 family peptidase yields MSEELIIDLSRQPQERWAFSDTQLDHARQLIDVYRKDLGQSASLAETVAQAVRPILPADYWGEMQSVASRVGVPADLLLLCNAYYDVFSALIGCTAFAVDTPEGPLHARNLDWWTENRLLNETSMACRFTGAPAGEFISIGWPGYLGVLSGMAPGRFAITLNAVSSEEAAQIALPVSFLIRKTFEEAGSFGDAVERLAQAVIPGNCLLLVSGVGPGEMLVIERTPTRSAIRQAEAGRVIVANEYLKLDAKTAPADTELQSSSCSRYDRMAILLQRPPKDLQGCIGYLRNPAVQMDITVQQMAFHTAGGGSYWQAA; encoded by the coding sequence ATGTCTGAAGAGTTGATCATAGATCTCAGCCGCCAGCCTCAGGAGCGCTGGGCGTTCTCAGACACCCAGCTTGATCATGCCCGCCAGTTGATTGACGTCTATCGCAAGGATTTGGGGCAGTCAGCCAGTCTGGCGGAGACGGTGGCACAGGCGGTGCGGCCCATTCTGCCTGCCGACTACTGGGGCGAGATGCAAAGTGTGGCGTCGCGCGTTGGCGTGCCGGCTGATCTGCTGCTGTTGTGCAATGCCTACTACGATGTGTTCAGCGCGCTGATCGGCTGCACGGCCTTTGCCGTGGACACGCCTGAAGGTCCGTTGCATGCGCGCAACCTGGACTGGTGGACGGAGAACCGGTTGCTGAATGAAACCTCCATGGCCTGCCGGTTTACCGGTGCGCCTGCCGGCGAGTTTATCTCCATTGGCTGGCCCGGCTATCTGGGCGTCTTGTCCGGCATGGCTCCGGGCCGGTTTGCGATCACTCTCAATGCGGTTTCAAGCGAGGAAGCCGCACAGATTGCCTTGCCGGTTTCGTTTCTCATCAGAAAAACCTTCGAGGAGGCCGGGAGCTTCGGCGATGCTGTTGAGCGTTTGGCGCAGGCGGTGATTCCGGGCAACTGCCTGCTGCTGGTCTCCGGTGTCGGGCCCGGCGAGATGCTGGTCATCGAGCGCACGCCGACACGCAGCGCCATCCGTCAGGCCGAGGCCGGCCGGGTCATCGTGGCCAATGAGTATCTGAAACTGGATGCGAAAACCGCGCCCGCCGACACCGAGCTGCAATCATCATCCTGCAGCCGCTATGACAGGATGGCCATCTTGCTGCAAAGGCCTCCGAAAGACCTCCAGGGCTGCATCGGCTATCTCCGTAATCCGGCGGTGCAAATGGACATCACGGTCCAGCAAATGGCTTTCCATACAGCCGGCGGCGGGTCGTATTGGCAAGCCGCGTGA
- a CDS encoding DUF4865 family protein yields MFIKQYRHRLPADYDMSIIRSRVAKGGPVFDDRPHLAFKAFSIEDAGLMGATDNAYSSLYLWFEIEAVVDFLWYKGFQNVFDTFGRPTVETWLAIDAARGPSENATMLYREDGDMPRGQSLASLRASETDRNRQAAARPGTVASVVGIELATWRIARFTLCETTSTDHAGHMAYQVAHLAKPGLDRLST; encoded by the coding sequence ATGTTCATCAAGCAATACCGACACCGACTGCCGGCGGACTACGACATGTCGATCATCCGCTCAAGGGTCGCGAAAGGCGGGCCGGTGTTCGACGATCGGCCCCACCTGGCGTTCAAGGCATTTTCCATTGAAGACGCCGGGCTGATGGGGGCGACGGACAACGCCTATTCGTCGCTCTATCTGTGGTTCGAGATCGAGGCTGTCGTGGATTTCCTCTGGTACAAAGGTTTCCAGAACGTGTTCGACACATTCGGCAGGCCGACGGTCGAGACATGGCTCGCCATCGATGCAGCCAGGGGCCCCTCGGAAAACGCCACCATGTTATACCGTGAAGACGGCGACATGCCGCGCGGCCAGTCGCTGGCGAGCTTGCGCGCATCTGAAACCGACCGCAACCGGCAGGCCGCTGCCCGGCCGGGCACGGTTGCCTCAGTCGTCGGCATCGAGTTGGCCACATGGCGCATTGCCCGCTTCACGCTTTGTGAAACCACCAGCACGGATCACGCCGGCCATATGGCCTATCAGGTCGCCCATCTCGCCAAGCCCGGCCTGGACAGGCTGAGCACATGA